In Terriglobus sp. TAA 43, a single window of DNA contains:
- a CDS encoding type II and III secretion system protein family protein: MYRLNPLHRSALCFALPAIMLSAFVHAERPQPHALAAGTDAEKSSVASAQPASTSGHSAPSTRQSAVSGMESAVLSDAPTHLLIGRSAYVTSQKRLSRVYITNPNVLSAYTATPNEVLVTAKEPGVSSLMIWDESGEAHTYFYSSDVETTLLESVLKSALPNENITVRADGSRVLLSGTVSNATSYQTAEKLAAQYSKDVSNAIVVNPATARQVRLHVRMIEVDRTKLEQLGFNLFSSGGNTLAQSTTSQFPSSLTTTTGSNSSSGGSSGSTSTVGNKTVSITNPLNFLLYNADLNLGAMIQDLEQRNVLQILAEPNITTLSGEKANFLAGGEFPFPVVQGGISGLTSITVQFRPYGVKLEFLPQVNADGSIALKVAPEVSALDYTNAVQISGYTIPAISSRRADTQVVLHDGQTFAISGLLDQRTTDQLGRTPGIANIPILGNLFKSKNINHSTSELLVLVTPEIVDPSKEQVKEPALAVKMLDPTNFDDKMQKNPKH, encoded by the coding sequence ATGTACCGTCTCAATCCGCTTCATCGCTCCGCCCTATGTTTCGCTCTCCCGGCAATTATGTTGTCAGCATTCGTTCATGCAGAGCGTCCGCAGCCACACGCCCTTGCAGCCGGCACCGATGCGGAGAAGAGCAGTGTCGCTTCCGCTCAACCGGCATCCACGTCCGGTCACAGCGCGCCTTCGACAAGACAATCGGCGGTATCGGGAATGGAGAGCGCAGTGCTCTCCGATGCGCCAACGCATCTTCTCATTGGTCGGTCAGCATACGTCACTTCACAGAAACGGCTCTCGCGGGTGTACATCACCAACCCGAACGTGCTGTCCGCGTATACGGCCACACCTAATGAAGTATTGGTCACCGCAAAAGAGCCAGGCGTAAGTTCCCTCATGATCTGGGATGAGAGCGGGGAGGCGCACACCTACTTCTATTCGTCTGATGTGGAAACAACTTTGTTGGAGAGTGTGTTGAAGTCGGCTCTGCCGAACGAAAACATTACGGTGCGCGCCGACGGCTCGCGCGTTCTTCTGTCGGGAACCGTCAGCAATGCGACGTCTTATCAAACTGCGGAGAAGCTTGCCGCTCAATACTCAAAAGATGTGTCCAACGCTATCGTTGTGAATCCCGCAACAGCACGCCAGGTTCGTCTGCACGTCCGCATGATTGAGGTGGATCGGACGAAACTGGAGCAGCTAGGTTTCAACCTGTTTAGTTCGGGTGGGAATACGTTAGCGCAAAGTACTACTTCGCAGTTTCCCTCCAGCCTCACCACTACGACAGGTAGCAATAGCAGCAGTGGTGGTAGTAGCGGTAGCACCTCCACGGTAGGTAATAAGACTGTCTCTATCACCAACCCGTTGAATTTTCTCCTCTACAACGCAGATCTGAATCTTGGTGCCATGATTCAGGACCTGGAACAGCGGAATGTTCTCCAGATTCTTGCAGAGCCGAATATCACCACACTCAGTGGAGAGAAAGCCAACTTTCTGGCAGGCGGTGAATTTCCATTTCCCGTGGTGCAGGGAGGCATAAGTGGCCTCACATCCATCACAGTTCAATTTCGTCCTTACGGTGTGAAGCTTGAGTTTCTTCCGCAGGTGAACGCCGATGGTTCCATTGCCCTGAAGGTTGCGCCAGAAGTAAGTGCGTTGGATTACACGAATGCCGTGCAAATCAGCGGCTACACCATCCCCGCTATCTCAAGCCGCCGAGCAGACACTCAAGTCGTATTACATGACGGACAGACGTTCGCAATTTCCGGGCTGTTGGATCAACGTACGACAGACCAGCTTGGACGTACGCCTGGAATCGCGAACATTCCGATACTTGGCAATTTGTTTAAGAGCAAAAACATTAATCACTCTACTTCAGAGCTTTTGGTTCTTGTCACACCAGAGATTGTTGATCCATCGAAAGAGCAGGTAAAAGAACCGGCTCTGGCAGTGAAGATGCTGGACCCTACCAACTTTGACGACAAGATGCAGAAGAACCCAAAACACTAA